From one Sulfurovum sp. UBA12169 genomic stretch:
- the trxB gene encoding thioredoxin-disulfide reductase, translating into MLDCAIIGGGPAGLAAGLYATRGGLKQVTLFEMGLPGGQITQSSEIENYPGFFDHGKTGMDFMDTWQEQCFHFGLKHEMKKIRRVTKNGRHFTLTFESGETIQANTVIVCTGSTPKKAGFKGENDFFGKGVSTCATCDGFFYKNKPVAVLGGGDTALEEAFYLSNICSEVYVIHRRDTFRAAPSTIERVQRKENIHLLTDTTIEEVFGDAMGVSGIRIKNKEGDVSTLDVPGVFVFVGHDVNNEVLKDENGHFICEVSEWGQVVVDLSMNTSLAGLFAAGDVRIEAPKQVVCAAGDGATAALQVISYIQEHA; encoded by the coding sequence ATGTTAGATTGTGCAATTATTGGTGGCGGACCGGCCGGATTGGCTGCGGGACTGTATGCAACACGCGGCGGGTTAAAACAGGTAACACTTTTTGAGATGGGGTTGCCTGGGGGACAAATCACACAAAGTTCCGAAATAGAAAATTATCCTGGGTTTTTCGATCACGGTAAAACAGGTATGGATTTTATGGACACATGGCAAGAGCAGTGTTTTCATTTTGGACTGAAACATGAGATGAAAAAGATCCGGCGTGTGACAAAAAACGGTCGGCATTTTACTTTAACATTTGAAAGCGGTGAAACAATACAAGCAAATACGGTGATTGTATGTACAGGCAGTACTCCAAAAAAAGCCGGCTTCAAAGGGGAAAATGATTTTTTTGGCAAAGGCGTGAGTACCTGTGCAACTTGTGATGGATTTTTTTATAAAAACAAACCGGTGGCCGTGCTCGGAGGAGGAGATACGGCGCTTGAAGAGGCATTCTATCTTTCAAATATCTGCTCAGAAGTTTATGTCATTCACAGAAGAGATACATTTAGGGCGGCACCATCAACAATTGAAAGAGTTCAAAGAAAAGAAAATATTCATTTGTTAACCGATACAACCATAGAAGAAGTTTTTGGTGATGCTATGGGCGTAAGCGGCATAAGAATTAAAAATAAAGAAGGTGATGTGTCTACACTGGATGTTCCGGGAGTTTTTGTATTTGTGGGACATGATGTTAACAATGAAGTACTTAAAGATGAAAATGGCCATTTTATTTGTGAAGTGAGCGAGTGGGGACAGGTGGTTGTAGATTTGAGCATGAACACCTCACTGGCCGGTCTTTTTGCGGCAGGCGATGTGCGTATCGAAGCACCAAAACAAGTAGTATGTGCAGCAGGCGATGGCGCAACGGCTGCACTACAAGTAATTTCATATATTCAGGAGCATGCATAA
- the trxA gene encoding thioredoxin, whose protein sequence is MAKYVELTTANFDATVAEGVTMVDFWAPWCGPCRMIAPVIEELAEEFEGKATIAKVNTDEQQDLAVKYGIRSIPAILFFKNGEVVDQMVGAASKDAFAQKLNAQL, encoded by the coding sequence ATGGCAAAATATGTAGAATTGACAACAGCAAACTTTGATGCGACAGTAGCAGAAGGTGTAACAATGGTAGATTTTTGGGCTCCATGGTGTGGACCTTGTAGAATGATCGCTCCGGTAATTGAAGAGCTTGCAGAAGAATTTGAAGGTAAGGCGACTATTGCAAAAGTGAATACTGATGAACAACAAGATTTGGCTGTTAAATACGGTATCAGATCAATCCCTGCGATTCTTTTCTTTAAAAACGGTGAGGTTGTAGATCAAATGGTAGGCGCAGCTTCCAAAGATGCATTTGCTCAAAAACTAAACGCCCAGCTATAA
- a CDS encoding formate dehydrogenase: MTKKVETQEIESVCTYCGVGCDITGVVENNKIIKIFAQKDGIVSQGKLCIKGKYGYDFVEAKDRIRESRIKKSFLEKNPFLKETFIQKLLPFDADYMTCDLDTATSIAAMKLDQIKKEYGSDSFCAIGGARTSCESAYAFQKFCRETMESPHVDNCARVCHSPSLKGMRATIGEGAATNPYNDIYETEFIVVIGSNTIEAHPIISNRIVDMAKNHNNLAVVDVRETKLAKLAKHNCIIPFEANLLILNMMAYVIIDEELYDESFIKNRTKGFEEFKEKILNDPYADPRFFKEIEGYEYLAKMIPNIAREYAVKKSMIFWGLGITEHLDGSYAVMAITHLALMTGNVGKSGAGLMPLRGQNNVQGACDMGCLPYFAPDYQQPKVEGLMTPQLIDAMLEGKIKALLNMGEDIMHIHPNVNKIDKAIERLEFIMVQELFMTEIAKRADIVIGVKSAYEKTGVYVNAMRRLHLSQPLVQSDLPDDWEVLTQMAGKLNDGENFNFKTSEDVWNEVKKVAPRRFSGADYYRLERHRKRGMQWPIYHEDTPILHLLDFRTEDGLGKYVYKQYEPRGMIQEILDKVFYKEGFYGYYLTTGRTLAHYNNAAQTKRSTILDAKYEADVLLANTEEEEKFGDKVILRTPYGESEALSVRYTDKIKPRTLFCTFHHASSRINALFGDECDALVMTARFKSVKVDVIPVGDEVACS, translated from the coding sequence GTGACAAAAAAAGTTGAGACGCAAGAAATAGAGAGTGTATGTACCTACTGTGGTGTGGGGTGCGATATTACCGGCGTGGTTGAAAATAATAAAATCATTAAAATATTTGCCCAAAAAGATGGCATTGTTTCTCAGGGAAAACTTTGCATAAAAGGAAAATACGGGTATGACTTTGTAGAAGCAAAAGACCGTATTAGAGAGTCGCGTATCAAAAAATCATTTTTGGAAAAAAATCCATTTCTTAAAGAAACTTTTATTCAAAAACTTTTACCTTTCGATGCAGATTATATGACATGCGATTTGGATACGGCTACAAGTATCGCAGCAATGAAATTGGATCAAATCAAGAAAGAGTATGGCAGCGATAGCTTTTGTGCTATTGGCGGCGCAAGAACTTCCTGTGAGAGTGCATATGCTTTCCAGAAATTTTGTCGGGAGACAATGGAGTCACCCCATGTAGACAACTGTGCAAGAGTCTGCCACTCTCCGAGCCTTAAAGGGATGAGGGCAACGATCGGCGAAGGTGCGGCAACCAACCCGTATAATGATATTTATGAAACAGAGTTTATAGTGGTTATAGGTTCCAACACGATAGAGGCGCACCCTATCATTTCAAATCGTATTGTTGATATGGCAAAAAATCACAATAACCTCGCAGTGGTCGATGTTCGAGAAACCAAATTGGCGAAATTGGCAAAACATAACTGTATTATCCCGTTTGAAGCCAATCTTCTGATACTCAACATGATGGCGTATGTGATTATTGATGAAGAACTGTATGATGAAAGTTTTATCAAAAATCGCACCAAAGGTTTTGAAGAGTTTAAAGAAAAGATTTTGAATGATCCTTATGCAGATCCTCGTTTTTTTAAAGAGATTGAAGGCTATGAGTACCTTGCAAAAATGATACCTAACATAGCAAGAGAGTATGCAGTTAAAAAATCGATGATTTTTTGGGGGCTTGGAATCACGGAGCATTTGGACGGATCGTATGCGGTAATGGCAATTACTCATCTTGCGCTGATGACGGGAAATGTAGGAAAGAGCGGAGCAGGATTGATGCCGCTTAGAGGACAAAATAATGTTCAGGGGGCTTGCGATATGGGCTGTCTGCCTTATTTTGCCCCTGATTATCAACAGCCCAAAGTGGAAGGATTGATGACTCCGCAACTTATTGATGCTATGCTTGAGGGAAAGATTAAGGCGTTGTTAAATATGGGTGAAGATATTATGCATATTCACCCTAATGTCAATAAAATAGATAAAGCTATTGAGAGGCTGGAGTTTATCATGGTGCAAGAACTTTTTATGACAGAAATCGCCAAAAGAGCAGATATTGTCATAGGAGTTAAAAGTGCCTATGAAAAGACAGGAGTTTATGTTAATGCAATGCGAAGGCTGCATCTTTCGCAGCCTTTGGTGCAAAGTGATTTGCCTGATGACTGGGAAGTCTTGACGCAGATGGCAGGCAAGCTTAATGACGGTGAGAATTTTAATTTTAAAACAAGCGAAGATGTCTGGAATGAAGTGAAAAAAGTTGCTCCCCGAAGATTTTCCGGCGCAGACTACTATAGGCTTGAACGTCACAGAAAAAGAGGGATGCAGTGGCCCATCTATCATGAGGATACGCCTATTTTACATTTACTGGATTTTCGTACAGAAGATGGATTGGGCAAATATGTCTATAAGCAGTATGAGCCCAGAGGCATGATACAGGAAATACTTGATAAAGTTTTCTATAAAGAGGGCTTTTATGGATATTATTTGACAACAGGACGAACACTCGCACACTATAACAATGCGGCACAAACCAAAAGAAGCACTATCCTTGACGCTAAATATGAAGCAGATGTGCTTTTGGCAAATACCGAAGAGGAAGAGAAGTTTGGAGATAAAGTGATTTTGCGCACTCCCTATGGAGAAAGTGAAGCATTGAGTGTGCGCTATACAGATAAAATAAAACCAAGAACACTCTTTTGCACTTTTCATCATGCTTCAAGCCGCATCAATGCTCTTTTTGGAGATGAGTGTGATGCGCTGGTTATGACAGCGCGTTTTAAATCTGTAAAAGTTGATGTAATTCCTGTAGGCGATGAGGTTGCCTGTAGTTGA
- a CDS encoding YajQ family cyclic di-GMP-binding protein — MAKDHYFDITAKLDMMELKNAIVMAEKEVATRFDFKGIVAEINLNEKAKTLSLSSSSDQKIEALKDILIGKLIKRGIAGKSLEEVKTEGISGGNVKVIYRIVDSIDKEEAKKIVKAIKDLKLKVTPSIQGDEVRVSGKKIDELQAVMQEIKTLDLKAPLVFGNFN, encoded by the coding sequence ATGGCAAAAGACCACTATTTTGATATTACAGCAAAATTGGACATGATGGAACTTAAAAATGCTATCGTGATGGCAGAAAAAGAAGTGGCCACCAGGTTTGACTTTAAAGGAATTGTGGCTGAGATCAACTTGAATGAAAAGGCCAAAACACTTAGTCTGAGCAGCTCTAGTGACCAGAAGATAGAGGCGCTCAAAGATATATTGATTGGCAAGCTTATCAAAAGAGGCATCGCAGGCAAATCACTTGAAGAAGTTAAAACAGAAGGTATCAGCGGAGGTAATGTAAAAGTTATCTATAGAATTGTTGACTCGATAGACAAAGAAGAAGCAAAAAAGATCGTCAAAGCAATTAAAGACCTCAAGCTCAAAGTGACCCCTTCTATACAAGGGGATGAAGTCAGAGTAAGCGGCAAAAAGATAGATGAGCTTCAGGCGGTGATGCAAGAGATCAAAACACTTGATCTTAAAGCACCGTTGGTGTTCGGAAATTTTAATTAA
- a CDS encoding homoserine dehydrogenase, with protein sequence MVKIGILGVGTVGASVAKILEANADIIEARAGKKIVVKSGVVKDLSKERSISISLSDNPYDVVNDPEIDIVVELMGGVAEPYSLVKRALENKKPVVTANKALLAYHRYELQALAGDIPFMYEASTAGGIPIIGALRSGLSANHINSILGIMNGTCNYMLTKMINEGAHYDEILKEAQMLGYAEADPTFDVGGFDASHKLLILASIAYGLDAKPEDILIEGIENITPTDVAFAKDFEYAIKLLGIAKKVGDKVELRVHPTMIPQESMLAKVDGVMNAVMVNGDCVGETMYYGPGAGGNATASAVIADIIDIVRGNSGPMLGYKKPLEDGLELLPREEIRSHYYLRMSVDDQKGVLAQVTNLLSELDISIEAMMQKPDDDKDACVELLFVTHECEERKIQEAMAALENLAVVHGKIGMIRIEQ encoded by the coding sequence ATGGTTAAAATAGGCATCTTGGGTGTAGGCACTGTAGGTGCTAGTGTCGCAAAGATACTTGAAGCAAATGCAGATATCATTGAAGCGAGAGCAGGCAAAAAGATTGTAGTTAAATCAGGAGTCGTCAAGGACCTCTCCAAAGAGCGCAGCATCTCTATCTCTCTTAGTGATAACCCTTATGATGTTGTAAATGATCCGGAGATTGATATTGTTGTTGAGCTTATGGGCGGTGTGGCAGAGCCTTATAGTTTGGTCAAACGAGCACTTGAAAATAAAAAACCGGTAGTGACGGCCAATAAAGCCCTTCTTGCTTATCATCGTTATGAGCTTCAGGCACTTGCGGGAGATATTCCTTTTATGTATGAAGCAAGTACTGCCGGAGGGATTCCTATCATTGGGGCGCTCAGAAGCGGATTGTCAGCGAATCATATTAACTCTATTTTGGGGATTATGAACGGTACATGCAATTATATGCTTACAAAAATGATCAACGAAGGCGCGCATTATGATGAAATTCTAAAAGAAGCTCAAATGCTGGGTTATGCTGAGGCAGATCCGACTTTTGATGTAGGTGGTTTTGATGCTTCTCATAAATTGCTTATTTTGGCAAGTATTGCCTACGGTTTAGATGCAAAACCTGAAGATATTTTGATAGAAGGGATCGAAAATATCACTCCAACGGATGTGGCATTTGCAAAAGATTTTGAGTATGCCATTAAACTTTTAGGTATCGCCAAAAAAGTAGGAGACAAAGTGGAGTTGCGGGTTCACCCTACAATGATCCCTCAAGAGAGTATGCTTGCCAAAGTTGATGGCGTAATGAATGCTGTAATGGTCAATGGTGATTGTGTCGGGGAAACCATGTATTACGGCCCAGGAGCCGGCGGAAATGCAACAGCTTCAGCTGTTATTGCAGATATTATCGATATTGTTCGAGGCAATAGTGGGCCGATGCTGGGCTACAAAAAACCTTTAGAAGATGGATTGGAATTGCTTCCAAGAGAAGAAATTCGGTCACACTATTATTTGCGAATGAGTGTGGATGACCAAAAAGGTGTTTTGGCGCAAGTAACCAATTTATTAAGCGAGTTGGATATCTCTATAGAAGCGATGATGCAAAAGCCGGATGACGATAAAGATGCCTGTGTAGAGTTGCTTTTTGTTACCCATGAATGCGAAGAGAGAAAAATCCAAGAAGCCATGGCGGCACTTGAGAATCTTGCCGTGGTGCACGGAAAAATCGGAATGATAAGGATAGAACAATAA
- a CDS encoding alanine transaminase: MFDEIQFEKINRLPKYIFAQINELKMNARRTGEDIIDFSMGNPDGRTPQPIVDKLCETANRDKTHGYSASKGIYKLRLAMTKWYKRKYNVELDPDTEVVATMGSKEGYVHLVQAISNPGDVAIVPDPTYPIHSQAFILAGANVEKMELVFDEKTFEVDEDRFLADVEDALENSVPRAKFLVLNFPHNPTTATVTLDFYKRIVALAKEKRFYIISDIAYADLAFDGYKTPSILEVEGAKDVAVESYTLSKSYSMAGWRVGFIVGNRKLIGAVQSIKSWLDYGMFTPIQVAATVALDEYGHIPEEEVLPRYKHRRDITIEAFTQAGWPLEKPRASMFIWAKIPEVARHMGSLEFSKQLLVQAGVAVSPGIGFGKYGDEYVRIALIENEKRIRQAARNIKKFLKTLEEEKKHG; encoded by the coding sequence ATGTTTGATGAAATACAATTTGAAAAAATAAATAGATTGCCGAAATATATTTTTGCACAAATCAATGAATTAAAAATGAATGCAAGAAGAACGGGTGAAGATATTATCGATTTTTCGATGGGAAATCCTGACGGAAGAACGCCTCAACCTATCGTGGACAAACTGTGCGAAACGGCAAATCGCGACAAGACGCACGGCTACAGTGCCAGCAAAGGGATTTATAAGCTGCGACTTGCAATGACAAAATGGTATAAACGAAAATATAATGTTGAGTTGGATCCTGACACTGAAGTGGTTGCCACGATGGGGAGCAAAGAGGGATATGTTCATTTAGTTCAGGCAATTTCAAATCCCGGCGATGTCGCCATTGTTCCAGATCCTACTTATCCTATCCATTCTCAAGCCTTTATTTTGGCCGGAGCCAATGTAGAGAAGATGGAGTTGGTGTTTGACGAAAAGACATTTGAAGTGGATGAGGACCGATTTTTGGCGGATGTTGAAGATGCATTGGAAAATTCTGTGCCCAGAGCCAAATTTTTGGTGCTTAATTTTCCACACAATCCCACGACAGCAACTGTAACTTTGGACTTTTATAAGCGTATCGTAGCATTGGCCAAAGAGAAGCGATTTTATATTATTTCCGATATCGCTTATGCAGATTTGGCCTTTGACGGCTATAAAACTCCGTCTATTTTGGAAGTGGAGGGCGCAAAAGATGTCGCAGTCGAGTCTTATACGCTGAGCAAAAGTTATAGTATGGCAGGATGGCGTGTAGGCTTTATTGTGGGAAATCGCAAACTCATAGGAGCCGTGCAAAGCATAAAATCATGGCTGGATTACGGAATGTTTACACCAATTCAGGTGGCGGCAACGGTAGCACTTGATGAATATGGCCATATCCCAGAAGAAGAAGTTCTTCCCCGCTATAAACATAGACGAGATATTACAATTGAGGCATTTACGCAAGCGGGATGGCCGCTAGAGAAGCCAAGAGCAAGTATGTTTATTTGGGCAAAAATACCTGAAGTGGCACGTCATATGGGGAGTTTGGAGTTTTCCAAACAGCTTCTTGTTCAAGCAGGCGTAGCTGTGAGTCCTGGAATCGGATTTGGTAAGTACGGCGATGAATATGTACGTATTGCACTGATTGAAAACGAGAAAAGAATCCGTCAGGCGGCTAGAAATATCAAAAAATTCCTCAAGACCCTGGAAGAGGAAAAGAAGCATGGTTAA
- a CDS encoding 23S rRNA (guanosine(2251)-2'-O)-methyltransferase RlmB — translation MIIYGKQVCLYALEHHPKSVQTVYLAKKGLLSQKLFDVFKPKIKFLEEKWAQSMSKGGNHQGILVEIDDFEQSLLSSIKQTDFIVMLDSLTDTGNIGAIIRSAYALGADAVIAAGVKQLNFAGIARTSSGALLDMPLMIAPNILDVFNELEQVGFTFYGASMEGDAVESATFAAKRVLVLGSEGEGLSKKAKSKINQMVSIKMKHAFNSLNVSAAAAILIHRMSYAVK, via the coding sequence ATGATAATTTATGGAAAACAAGTATGTCTCTATGCCTTAGAGCATCACCCAAAATCGGTACAGACAGTTTATTTGGCCAAAAAAGGTTTGCTTAGTCAAAAACTTTTTGATGTTTTTAAGCCGAAGATAAAATTCTTAGAGGAAAAGTGGGCTCAATCTATGAGCAAGGGAGGAAATCATCAAGGGATTTTAGTTGAAATTGATGATTTTGAGCAAAGTTTGCTTTCATCGATAAAGCAAACTGATTTTATTGTGATGCTCGATAGCCTAACGGACACAGGAAATATTGGAGCAATCATAAGAAGTGCTTATGCGCTTGGAGCAGATGCAGTCATTGCCGCAGGAGTAAAGCAGCTCAATTTCGCAGGTATTGCACGCACAAGTTCGGGTGCGCTATTGGATATGCCGCTAATGATTGCGCCCAATATTTTGGATGTTTTTAATGAATTGGAGCAGGTAGGATTCACATTTTATGGGGCTTCTATGGAGGGGGATGCTGTTGAATCTGCCACCTTTGCAGCTAAGCGCGTGTTGGTATTAGGCAGCGAAGGCGAAGGACTTTCGAAGAAGGCAAAATCCAAAATAAACCAAATGGTTTCCATAAAAATGAAGCATGCGTTTAACTCTTTAAATGTGAGTGCAGCAGCAGCAATATTAATACACAGGATGAGTTATGCAGTTAAATGA
- the rsmI gene encoding 16S rRNA (cytidine(1402)-2'-O)-methyltransferase, with protein MLTFIPTPIGNPQDITLRAMRLFEKTEIFLCEDTRHTKHLLRLLEERFDMHYPDAEFYSFNEHNGVERLAQFGPLLSSKEVVYVSDAGMPVISDPGQLLVAYCQQKEIDYDVLPGASAVTTAYAASGFEEGKFLFFGFLPHKGSSRSSALSEAMHNGYATVLYEAPHRLEKLLKEIVAIDADRELFLAKEISKKFQRYYKGTAKGLNEQFEDITIRGEWVVVIGAKKNKEKSLSFDEVLALDLPPKPKAKLLAKLSDRGTKEWYEILLKK; from the coding sequence GTGTTAACATTTATTCCCACCCCTATCGGAAACCCCCAAGATATTACCCTGCGTGCAATGAGACTTTTTGAAAAAACAGAAATTTTTTTATGTGAAGATACGCGGCACACAAAGCATTTGTTGCGTTTGCTTGAAGAGCGTTTTGATATGCATTATCCTGATGCTGAATTTTATTCTTTCAACGAACATAACGGCGTAGAGCGTTTGGCACAATTTGGTCCGCTTTTAAGTTCAAAAGAGGTTGTTTATGTAAGCGATGCAGGAATGCCTGTGATCTCCGATCCCGGACAGCTATTGGTTGCATATTGTCAGCAAAAAGAGATCGATTATGATGTTTTACCAGGAGCCAGTGCTGTAACTACAGCGTACGCTGCTTCGGGATTTGAAGAGGGAAAATTTCTTTTTTTTGGATTTTTGCCCCACAAGGGAAGCTCAAGAAGCAGTGCTTTAAGCGAAGCGATGCACAATGGATATGCTACTGTGCTTTATGAGGCGCCGCATCGTTTGGAAAAACTTTTAAAAGAGATTGTGGCAATCGATGCAGACAGAGAGTTGTTTTTGGCTAAAGAGATCAGTAAAAAGTTTCAGAGATATTATAAGGGTACAGCCAAGGGCCTCAATGAACAGTTTGAAGATATTACAATTCGCGGAGAATGGGTTGTAGTGATTGGTGCAAAAAAAAACAAAGAAAAAAGTCTCTCCTTTGATGAAGTGCTGGCTTTGGATTTGCCTCCGAAACCCAAGGCAAAACTTCTTGCAAAACTTAGTGACAGAGGCACAAAAGAGTGGTATGAGATATTATTGAAAAAATAA
- a CDS encoding 50S ribosomal protein L31 codes for MKKEIHPEYVECKVTCACGNTFEVKSDKSELSIDICNECHPFFTGSEKIVDAAGRVDKFKKKYNLG; via the coding sequence ATGAAAAAAGAGATTCATCCCGAATACGTAGAATGCAAGGTAACTTGTGCATGTGGCAATACATTTGAAGTCAAATCAGACAAGTCTGAATTGAGTATTGATATCTGTAATGAGTGTCACCCATTCTTTACCGGTTCTGAGAAGATTGTTGATGCGGCAGGACGTGTTGATAAATTTAAGAAAAAATATAACCTCGGTTAA
- a CDS encoding twin-arginine translocation pathway signal protein, with product MKISRRDVLKFTTTLTAALFATQSNASDTKDDMQPAKKTNLAPIQKTKGPRVVVVGGGWSGLSVAKYTKLFAPSADVVMVEQEEIFISCPLSNQWLVDKIDLEFLIHDYLRAARNHKYTYFHATATGVDKENCILHTSEGDIPYDYLVLAPGIEYDYSFWTDDVALENRLRQEYPAAFRPGSEHVTLKEKIKNFKGGTFLMTVPGGNYRCLPAPYERACLVADYFKQKKLNAKIILLDENNDITIKEHGFHTAIDELYKDYIVLESSAAIESIDLEKKIVKTEFDEYHFDDASFYPHVRGGKLLEIAGVAKDSVYNRLEGDINVETYEAYGYSNIYISGDARPMGFSKSGNTSLTEGQYVARHIAAKINKQPKPQWTSPITICVSAVSAYPERGIFIHSEYAYDKKMQRFSFATPVTNEIWKGETGIKNAKMIKGWAKSCYEEFFGK from the coding sequence ATGAAGATTTCAAGAAGAGATGTCCTTAAGTTTACCACAACTTTGACGGCTGCATTGTTTGCTACGCAAAGCAATGCTTCTGACACAAAAGATGATATGCAGCCTGCCAAAAAAACAAATCTTGCTCCTATTCAAAAGACCAAAGGCCCAAGAGTTGTGGTAGTAGGGGGAGGATGGTCAGGATTGAGTGTTGCCAAATATACCAAGTTGTTTGCGCCTTCGGCAGATGTAGTAATGGTAGAACAAGAGGAGATTTTTATCTCTTGCCCTCTCAGCAATCAGTGGCTGGTTGATAAAATTGATCTGGAGTTTTTGATACATGATTATCTGCGAGCAGCCAGAAATCATAAATATACCTATTTTCATGCGACAGCCACGGGCGTAGATAAAGAAAATTGTATTTTGCATACCAGTGAGGGGGATATTCCGTATGATTATTTGGTGTTGGCGCCTGGAATTGAATATGATTACTCTTTTTGGACGGATGATGTCGCACTGGAAAATAGACTCAGACAAGAGTATCCAGCCGCTTTCAGACCTGGATCCGAACATGTGACACTTAAAGAGAAGATCAAAAATTTCAAGGGCGGAACTTTCCTCATGACGGTACCGGGCGGAAATTACAGATGTCTTCCCGCTCCGTATGAAAGGGCTTGTCTTGTCGCAGACTATTTCAAACAAAAGAAGCTTAACGCTAAAATTATTTTGCTTGATGAGAATAATGATATTACGATCAAAGAGCATGGTTTTCACACAGCGATCGATGAGTTGTACAAAGATTATATCGTTTTGGAGTCTAGTGCGGCGATAGAGAGTATCGATCTTGAGAAAAAGATTGTAAAAACTGAATTTGATGAATACCATTTTGATGATGCATCTTTTTATCCTCATGTTAGAGGCGGAAAACTTCTTGAAATTGCAGGGGTTGCTAAAGATTCAGTCTATAACAGGCTCGAAGGAGACATTAATGTCGAGACTTATGAGGCGTACGGATATTCCAATATCTATATCTCAGGCGATGCCAGGCCGATGGGATTTTCTAAATCCGGCAATACCTCGCTGACCGAAGGACAGTATGTTGCAAGGCATATTGCCGCTAAAATCAACAAGCAGCCAAAACCCCAATGGACAAGCCCGATTACCATTTGTGTTTCTGCTGTTTCTGCCTATCCTGAAAGGGGTATTTTTATACATTCGGAGTATGCTTATGATAAAAAAATGCAAAGATTTAGTTTTGCAACACCTGTGACCAATGAAATTTGGAAAGGCGAAACAGGGATAAAAAATGCAAAAATGATTAAGGGTTGGGCAAAATCCTGCTATGAGGAGTTTTTTGGAAAATAA
- a CDS encoding 16S rRNA (uracil(1498)-N(3))-methyltransferase, whose translation MLYLYHKEAGKPQLTLLGEEHRYIFKVRRHKNNDILYVRNLQDGLIHRYRIDAIDKKSVELALEESEVLEIRARRPLHIGWCIIDPKNIEKNITSLNEMGVEKITFIYCARSQKGFQVDFPRLQKILLNSSQQSGRSTMMVLDTAKDLKTFLTQNPQSYLLNFSDNMLDKKIPLDTIVVGCEGGFAEDEIALFSSEKIVGFDTPLILKSESAVCAVAGKILL comes from the coding sequence GTGTTATATCTTTATCATAAGGAGGCAGGCAAGCCTCAATTGACTCTTCTTGGAGAAGAGCATCGTTATATTTTTAAGGTACGCAGACACAAGAATAACGATATTCTTTATGTGCGAAATCTTCAAGACGGTTTGATTCATCGCTATCGTATTGATGCAATTGATAAAAAAAGTGTAGAGCTGGCATTAGAGGAAAGTGAAGTCTTGGAAATCAGGGCCCGACGGCCATTGCACATTGGCTGGTGCATTATCGATCCTAAAAATATAGAAAAAAATATTACTTCACTCAATGAAATGGGAGTAGAGAAAATTACTTTTATCTATTGTGCACGCTCTCAAAAAGGTTTTCAAGTCGATTTTCCCCGTTTGCAAAAAATTTTGCTGAACTCTTCCCAGCAGTCAGGACGAAGTACAATGATGGTTCTAGATACAGCTAAAGATTTAAAAACATTTTTAACGCAAAATCCCCAGAGCTATTTATTAAATTTTTCAGACAATATGCTTGACAAAAAGATTCCTTTAGATACGATTGTGGTAGGATGTGAAGGCGGATTTGCAGAAGATGAAATCGCTTTGTTTTCTTCAGAAAAAATCGTTGGTTTTGATACACCGTTGATACTTAAAAGCGAAAGTGCGGTTTGTGCTGTTGCGGGTAAAATATTATTATAA